In Rhodococcus qingshengii JCM 15477, the sequence ATCTCGGCGCCGAAGCGGTCCTTGAGTGGTGTGATGATGCGCCCGCGGTTGGTGTAGTCCTCGGGGTTGGCGCTCGCGACCAGAAGAACGTCCAACGGAAGCCGAAGCGTGTACCCGCGGACCTGGATGTCCCGCTCTTCCATCACGTTGAGCAAAGAGACCTGGATGCGTTCGGCGAGGTCGGGGAGCTCGTTGATGGCCACGATTCCGCGATGCGCGCGAGGCACGAGGCCGAAGTGAATGGTCTCCGGATCGCCGAGGCTCCGGCCTTCGGCAACCTTGACCGGATCGACGTCGCCGATCAGGTCGGCGACCGAGGTATCCGGCGTCGCCAACTTCTCGGAGTACCGCTCGCTGCGGTGGCGCCAGGCGATCGGGAGGTCGTCGCCCAGTTCCTTGGCTCGACGTATCGAAGCCGGGGTGATCGGCTCGTACGGGTGCTCCCCCAGTTCCGAGCCTTCGATGACGGGCGTCCACTCGTCGAGCAGGAGCCCGAGAGTGCGAAGCAGCCTCGTCTTTCCCTGACCTCGTTCGCCGAGCAGAACCACGTCGTGGCCGGCGATCAGCGCCCGCTCGAGTTGCGGGGCGACCGTGTCCTCGAACCCGACTATCCCGGGCCAGGGGTCACGGCCGTCCCGCAACGCGGCGAGAAGATTCTCTCGTAGTTCTTCCTTGACACTTCGCTGTACGTGTCCGGAGGCGCGTAGCTCTCCGAGGGTTTTTGCGACAGTCACCACTCCACGCTACGAGTGTTTTCGGGGTTTCGCCTCTCGCCGAGGAAGTTCGGTCGCTCAGCCTTCGATGTTCTCGGGATTCATCCAGATGATTTCCCAGATGTGGCCGTCGGGATCCTGGAAGCTGCGGCTGTACATGAAGCCGTGATCCTGAGTCGCGTTACCTTCGGAACCGCCGGTCTCGAGCGCCTTGTCGACGAGGGCGTCGACGGCCTCACGGGTCTCGGCCGAGAGACCGAGCAGCGCTTCCGTCGACGTCGAGGTGTCGGCGATGCCCTTGGTGGTGAAGGTCTTGAAGAAGGGCTCGGCCAACAGCATCACAACGATGGTGTCACTGATGACCATCGACGACGCATTCTCGTCGGAGAACTGCGTGTTCTTGGAGTATCCGAGGCCCTCGTAGAAGGTGGTGGCCTTGCCGAGGTCCTTGACGGGCAGGTTGAGGAAGAACATCGGCTGCGGGTTTGTCGCCATGAAAGGTCCTTTCCGAGACTTTGCTGTGCGCCTTTATTAACCGCCGGCGGTTAATAAAGGCGCACAGTAGACCTAAACTCCACCCATGGATACCTGGGTGTTGCCGGCCATGCTCGGCCTCGGACTCGCCGCAGCGTCCGGAATGCGAACCTTCCTGCCGCTGCTGATGCTCAGCGCTGCCGTCCACTTCGAGCTGTTCGGGATCACCGTCGGCGAGTCGATGCGGTGGATCGGATCGACCGGCGCGCTGGTCGCATTGGCAATCGCCGCGGTGGTCGAACTGGGTGCCGACCTCATTCCGTTCGTGGACAACGCACTCTCGGTGATCGGGAACGTCACCGGACCGATCGCCGGAGTGATCGCGGCCTGGGCGGCCTTCAGCC encodes:
- a CDS encoding ATP-binding protein, with product MVTVAKTLGELRASGHVQRSVKEELRENLLAALRDGRDPWPGIVGFEDTVAPQLERALIAGHDVVLLGERGQGKTRLLRTLGLLLDEWTPVIEGSELGEHPYEPITPASIRRAKELGDDLPIAWRHRSERYSEKLATPDTSVADLIGDVDPVKVAEGRSLGDPETIHFGLVPRAHRGIVAINELPDLAERIQVSLLNVMEERDIQVRGYTLRLPLDVLLVASANPEDYTNRGRIITPLKDRFGAEIRTHYPVELAGEIAVIEQEAHVAAEVPDYLLEILARFTRLLRESTSVDQRSGVSARFAVAGAETVSAAAVRRAAVLGEADPVARPVDLESVVEVLRGKVEFESGEEGRELEVLEHLLRRATADTVRVRLGGIDLGMLVAAVEMGNTIVTGESVTAKAFLDELPDLEVLDEVAERLGAQSDGERAAGAELALEGLYLARRISKDQGPGGRSVYS
- a CDS encoding VOC family protein — translated: MATNPQPMFFLNLPVKDLGKATTFYEGLGYSKNTQFSDENASSMVISDTIVVMLLAEPFFKTFTTKGIADTSTSTEALLGLSAETREAVDALVDKALETGGSEGNATQDHGFMYSRSFQDPDGHIWEIIWMNPENIEG
- a CDS encoding DUF4126 domain-containing protein; translated protein: MDTWVLPAMLGLGLAAASGMRTFLPLLMLSAAVHFELFGITVGESMRWIGSTGALVALAIAAVVELGADLIPFVDNALSVIGNVTGPIAGVIAAWAAFSHLDPAMAALAGIIVGAPTALTFSAAQTGTRAVSTATTGGLANPVVSVIEDVLTFFTSLIAMILPLLIIPLLAALLWFSWRGWRRVRSLRTA